A genomic region of Oryza glaberrima chromosome 1, OglaRS2, whole genome shotgun sequence contains the following coding sequences:
- the LOC127753844 gene encoding germin-like protein 1-3: MAKLILATFAVVFMALAATSLAGDPDMLQDVCVADYKSLKGPLRLNGFPCKRIENVTANDFFFDGLMKAGNTGNSVGSVVTAASVESLPGLNTMGVSMARIDYAPWGLNPPHTHPRATEIIFVVEGSLDVGFVTTANKLFTRTVCKGEVFVFPRGLVHFQKNNGNTPAFAIAALNSQLPGTQSIAAALFGAAPPLPSDTLARAFQVDGGMVEFIKSKFVPPKY, from the exons ATGGCCAAGCTGATCCTCGCCACCTTCGCCGTCGTGTTCATGgcgctcgccgccacctccctcgccggcgacccGGACATGCTCCAGGACGTCTGCGTCGCCGACTACAAGTCCCTCAAAGGCC CGCTGCGGCTGAACGGGTTCCCGTGCAAGAGGATAGAGAACGTGACGGCGAACGACTTCTTCTTCGACGGGCTGATGAAGGCCGGGAACACGGGGAACTCGGTGGGgtcggtggtgacggcggcgagcgtggaGAGCCTGCCGGGGCTGAACACGATGGGGGTGTCCATGGCGCGTATCGACTACGCGCCATGGGGGCTGAACCCACCGCACACGCACCCCCGTGCCACCGAGATCATCTTCGTCGTCGAGGGCTCCCTCGACGTCGGCTTCGTCACCACCGCCAACAAGCTCTTCACCCGCACCGTCTGCAAGGGGGAGGTGTTCGTCTTCCCGCGGGGGCTCGTCCACTTCCAGAAGAACAACGGCAACACGCCGGcgttcgccatcgccgccttgaACAGCCAGCTCCCCGGGACGcagtccatcgccgccgcgctcttcggcgccgcgccgccgctgccgtcggaCACGCTGGCCAGGGCGTTCCAGGTCGACGGCGGCATGGTCGAGTTCATCAAGTCCAAGTTCGTCCCGCCCAAATACTAG
- the LOC127759894 gene encoding germin-like protein 1-4 codes for MAAKLPTVVLLASFAAVILSLAAPLLAGDPDMLQDICVADYKSLQGPLRVNGFPCKPEANVTAEDFFFPGLGKPADVYSGNPMGSAVTAATVERIPGLNTLGVSMARVDYAPWGGANPPHSHPRATEILFVADGLLEVGFVVATAAPASSRLITRVVPKGGVFVFPRGLLHYERSVGEKPAVAISAFDSQLPGTQAAADALFGSSSPAVPTDVLARAFQVDGGVVENIKSKFQHK; via the exons ATGGCGGCAAAGCTCCCCActgtcgtcctcctcgcctccttcgccgccgtcatcctctccctcgccgcgccgTTGCTCGCCGGTGACCCCGACATGCTCCAGGACATCTGCGTCGCCGACTACAAGTCGCTTCAAGGCC CGCTGAGGGTGAACGGGTTCCCGTGCAAGCCGGAGGCGAACGTGACGGCGGAGGACTTCTTCTTCCCGGGGCTGGGAAAGCCGGCCGACGTGTACTCCGGCAACCCGATGGGGTCGGCGGTGACGGCCGCGACGGTGGAGAGGATCCCGGGGCTGAACACGCTGGGCGTGTCCATGGCGCGCGTCGACTACGCGCCGTGGGGCGGCGCCAACCCGCCGCACTCCCACCCGCGCGCCACCGAGATCCTCTtcgtcgccgacggcctccTCGAGGTCGGCTTCGTcgtcgccacggcggcgccggcgagcagcagGCTCATCACCCGCGTCGTCCCCAAGGGCGGCGTCTTCGTCTTCCCCCGCGGCCTCCTCCACTACGAGCGGAGCGTCGGCGAGAAGCCCGCCGTGGCGATCTCAGCGTTCGACAGCCAGCTCCCCGGAacgcaggccgccgccgacgcgctgttcggctcgtcgtcgccggcggtgccCACCGACGTGCTGGCCCGCGCGTTCcaggtcgacggcggcgtggtcgaGAACATCAAGTCCAAGTTCCAGCACAAGTAG
- the LOC127753654 gene encoding F-box protein At3g54460, with protein sequence MGGDEEEVAGDVRRKLGGYLRAVVSVSSDVGVEALAPLSPCSLFACGGVSLAPIPDGGGATPRSKGRACGGGGVVRQLRALVSSRCVEVEGRVLRAVARRGREGGGGDGEVEARAVVLFDVYLPVSVWSGWQFPRSRAAAAAAVFKHVSCNWDARNALLAFNWTSPDNPHCDDQYIWTCTDCHVLGCEVHQIPSVLNNEKSFDLHEIFKTLPSVMVEKRMQITRITPDEEALGVGIWSVPDDVLYKVLVRLKPRDLIRVAAACHHLRNLSASIMPCMKLKLFPHQEAAVEWMLKREQNLQVLEHPLYKGLCTMDGFPYYINVTSGEISTGSAPTVHDFCGGMFCDEPGLGKTVTALSLILKTHGTLAVPPPGMNVMWCMHKPDKKYGYYELSASNSSNGNIFLSGSKKLRKDVIREDTCSSESLHNGGSVVSTRSSRKRGRLVNPDLNMIAAHPSGKSPMSAPTGAHSTPATHVLKITKNLKHVRKNLMEAYSDGSVGNKRKRDATSELSETWVQCDACRKWRRLLDGTALDSSTAWFCSMNPDSARQKCSIPEESWDLKRKITYLPGFHKKGTPPGNEQNASFFTNILKEHAALIDSETMKALLWLAKLSPKKHIEMEAVGLTRPVLDARANIGKGARPYYKIFQAFGLVRKVEKGITRWYYPSMLDDLAFDSAALGIALEKPLDLVRLYLSRATLIVVPANLIDHWTTQIQRHVSSDTLNVYVWGDHKKPSAHNLAWDYDIVITTFSRLSAEWGPKKRSVLKQIHWFRVILDEGHTLGSSLALTNKLQMAVSLVASNRWILTGTPTPNTPTSQVAHLHPMLKFLHEEVYGQNYQSWDTGIHRPFEAQMEDGRSRLLQLLQRTMISARKQDLKNIPPCIKKITFLDFSEGHAKSYNELAVTIRRNILMADWNDPSHVESLLNPKQWKFRTTTIKNVRLSCCVAGHIKVAEAGQDIQETMDALMQLGLDPSSGEYQSIRYALLNGASCFRCRDWCRLPVVTPCRHLLCLDCVALDSEKCTLPGCGNHYEMQTPETRARPENPNPKWPVPKDLIELQPSYKQDDWDPDWQSTTSSKVAYLVNKLRSLKAENIKHGYSRNMANGACLSSQSSCQDHNNVEGSLPHTMPDKVIIFSQFLEHIHVIEQQLTIGGITYAGMYSPMPLGSKRSSLTKFKDDPACMALVMDGTAALGLDLSFVSYVFLMEPIWDRSMEEQVISRAHRMGATRPIFVETLAMRGTIEEQMLKLLQDSNACRQMVNKGTSSTDNEGARPHRSLHDFAESSYLAQLSFVKGSDAPEKL encoded by the exons atgggcggcgacgaggaggaggttgcCGGTGACGTGCGCCGCAAGTTGGGGGGCTACCTCCGCGCCGTCGTCTCCGTTTCATCCGATGTGGGCGTGGAGGCGCTCGCGCCGCTTTCCCCGTGCTCGCTCTTCGCCTGCGGGGGCGTCTCCCTCGCGCCGATccccgacggcggtggcgcgacgcCGCGGTCCAAGGGGAGGGCGTGCGGCGGAGGGGGCGTCGTGCGGCAGCTGAGGGCGCTGGTGTCGAGCCGgtgcgtggaggtggaggggagggtgctgagagcggtggcgaggagggggagggagggaggaggaggggatggggaggtggaggcgagggCGGTGGTGCTGTTCGACGTGTACCTCCCCGTCTCCGTCTGGTCGGGGTGGCAGTTCCCGCGgtcccgcgcggccgcggccgccgcggtctTCAAACACGTCAG ttgcaATTGGGATGCCAGGAATGCTTTGCTTGCTTTTAACTGGACCTCTCCTGACAATCCACACTGTGATGACCAGTATATTTGGACCTGCACCGATTGCCACGTCCTTGGTTGTGAGGTACATCAGATACCATCTGTATTGAATAATGAGAAGTCGTTTGACCTGCATGAAATCTTCAAAACTCTACCTAGTGTTATGGTGGAGAAGAGGATGCAGATAACAAGAATAACACCAGATGAGGAAGCATTGGGAGTGGGTATTTGGTCTGTCCCTGATGATGTCTTGTATAAGGTGCTGGTTCGACTGAAACCCAGAGATTTGATTAGAGTTGCAGCTGCTTGTCATCATCTAAGGAATCTTTCTGCTTCTATCATGCCTTGCATGAAACTTAAGCTTTTTCCTCATCAAGAGGCAGCTGTTGAATGGATGCTAAAGAGGGAGCAGAACTTGCAGGTCCTAGAACATCCTCTATACAAGGGTTTGTGCACCATGGATGGTTTCCCTTATTACATAAATGTTACCTCTGGTGAAATATCCACTGGTAGTGCTCCAACTGTACATGATTTTTGTGGAGGTATGTTTTGTGATGAACCTGGGTTGGGGAAGACAGTGACTGCACTGTCTCTTATTCTGAAGACACATGGGACTCTGGCAGTCCCTCCACCAGGGATGAATGTTATGTGGTGCATGCATAAACCAGATAAAAAATATGGATACTACGAGCTTAGTGCTAGCAACTCTTCTAATGGAAACATCTTTTTGTCGGGATCAAAAAAGTTGCGAAAGGACGTGATTAGAGAAGATACATGTTCAAGTGAGTCACTGCATAATGGTGGTTCAGTTGTTAGTACAAGGTCATCAAGAAAGAGAGGCAGGTTAGTAAACCCTGATTTGAATATGATCGCTGCACATCCGAGTGGGAAGTCGCCAATGTCAGCACCAACCGGTGCTCATTCAACTCCAGCTACTCATGTGCTAAAGATTACCAAAAACTTGAAACATGTTAGGAAAAACCTCATGGAGGCATATAGCGATGGTTCAGTTGGCAATAAAAGGAAGAGAGATGCCACCTCTGAGTTAAGTGAAACCTGGGTTCAATGCGATGCTTGCAGAAAGTGGCGGAGATTATTGGACGGAACTGCACTTGATTCCAGTACAGCATGGTTTTGCAGCATGAACCCTGATTCTGCACGTCAGAAGTGCAGCATCCCAGAGGAATCTTGGGATTTAAAGCGAAAGATAACTTATTTGCCCGGATTTCACAAGAAAGGTACACCACCAGGAAACGAGCAAAATGCATCTTTTTTTACAAACATATTGAAAGAGCATGCTGCTTTGATCGATTCAGAAACCATGAAGGCTTTGTTGTGGTTGGCGAAACTTTCTCCCAAGAAACATATCGAGATGGAAGCAGTTGGTTTGACACGGCCAGTTCTAGATGCACGTGCTAACATAGGTAAGGGTGCCCGCCCGTATTACAAGATTTTTCAAGCATTTGGCCTTGTGAGGAAGGTTGAGAAAGGCATAACTCGATGGTATTATCCATCTATGCTTGATGATTTGGCATTTGATTCGGCTGCACTTGGAATTGCCCTTGAAAAGCCGCTGGATTTGGTGAGGCTTTATTTGTCTAGGGCAACCTTGATAGTGGTACCTGCTAACTTAATTGATCACTGGACAACACAGATACAGCGGCATGTTTCCTCGGACACACTTAATGTTTATGTATGGGGAGATCACAAGAAACCATCTGCTCACAACCTTGCATGGGACTATGACATTGTCATAACCACATTTAGTAGATTAAGTGCAGAATGGGGTCCAAAGAAGAGAAGTGTTTTAAAGCAGATCCATTGGTTTAGGGTAATATTAGATGAAGGACACACATTAGGTTCCAGTCTCGCCCTCACAAACAAATTGCAGATGGCTGTTTCATTGGTTGCTTCTAATAGATGGATTCTAACTGGTACCCCTACGCCAAACACACCAACTAGTCAAGTTGCTCACCTTCATCCCATGCTTAAGTTTCTTCATGAAGAAGTTTACGGTCAAAACTACCAGTCATGGGACACTGGAATTCATAGGCCTTTTGAGGCACAAATGGAAGACGGACGCAGTCGTCTCCTGCAGCTACTTCAGAGGACTATGATTAGTGCAAGGAAACAAGACCTGAAAAACATTCCTCCTTGCATAAAAAAGATAACTTTCCTGGACTTCAGTGAGGGGCATGCGAAAAGTTACAATGAACTGGCTGTTACTATCCGCAGAAATATATTGATGGCTGATTGGAATGACCCTTCTCACGTGGAATCACTTCTGAACCCCAAGCAATGGAAATTCCGTACTACAACTATTAAGAATGTGCGCTTGTCTTGTTGTGTTGCGGGGCATATCAAAGTAGCAGAGGCTGGTCAAGATATACAGGAAACAATGGATGCATTAATGCAGCTGGGCCTTGATCCTTCTTCGGGGGAGTATCAGTCCATAAGATATGCTCTTTTAAATGGTGCCAGCTGTTTCAG GTGCAGAGATTGGTGCCGCTTGCCTGTTGTCACGCCCTGTCGGCATCTGTTGTGCCTTGATTGTGTAGCTCTTGATAGTGAGAAATGCACGTTACCTGGCTGTGGCAACCATTATGAGATGCAGACTCCTGAAACTCGTGCACGGCCAGAAAATCCAAACCCAAAATGGCCAGTGCCCAAAGACCTAATTGAGTTGCAGCCTTCATATAAGCAG GATGACTGGGATCCAGACTGGCAGTCGACAACAAGCAGCAAAGTTGCTTATTTGGTTAATAAGTTGAGAAGTTTGAAGGCAGAAAACATAAAACATGGGTACTCTAGGAACATGGCCAATGGTGCTTGCCTTTCTAGTCAATCTTCTTGTCAAGACCATAATAATGTGGAGGGCAGTTTACCACACACAATGCCTGACAAAGTAATAATATTCTCTCAGTTTCTGGAGCATATCCATGTGATTGAGCAGCAG CTGACGATTGGGGGCATAACATATGCTGGAATGTACAGTCCCATGCCATTAGGCAGTAAG AGAAGTTCACTGACGAAGTTCAAAGATGATCCAGCATGCATGGCCTTAGTCATGGATGGAACTGCAGCACTGGGCCTTGATTTGAGTTTTGTCTCTTATGTTTTTCTGATGGAACCAATATGGGATAGGAG TATGGAGGAGCAAGTTATTAGTCGCGCACATCGTATGGGTGCTACTCGTCCCATATTTGTTGAGACTTTGGCCATGCGTGGTACCATCGAAGAGCAAATGTTAAAACTTTTACAG GATTCCAATGCTTGCAGACAAATGGTGAATAAAGGAACAAGCAGCACTGATAATGAAGGTGCTCGGCCTCACCGGAGCCTGCATGATTTTGCGGAAAGCAGTTATCTGGCGCAACTCAGCTTTGTGAAAGGATCTGACGCGCCGGAAAAATTATAG
- the LOC127753663 gene encoding PH, RCC1 and FYVE domains-containing protein 1-like gives MSDASSDLAGGRAGPPVERDIEQAITALKKGAYLLKYGRRGKPKFCPFRLSNDESVLIWFSGKEEKHLRLSQVSRIVPGQRTAIFQRYPRPEKECQSFSLISHDRSLDIICKDKDEAEVWFAGLKTLISRSHQRKWRTESRSDIISSGATSPRTYTRRSSPLSSPFSSNDSVHKDGSDHYRLRSPFGSPPKNALDKAFSDVVLYAVPPKGFFPSDSNAGSVHSMSSGHSDNTNGHPRGIPMDAFRVSYSSAISSSSHGSGHDDGDALGDVFIWGEGTGEGILGGGSSRVGSSSSAKMDYLVPKPLEFAVRLDVQNISCGGRHAALVTKQGEIYSWGEESGGRLGHGVDCDVAQPKLIDSLAHMNIELVACGEYHTCAVTLSGDLYTWGDGTFKFGLLGHGNDVSHWVPKRVDGPLEGIHVSSISCGPWHTALVTSAGQLFTFGDGSFGVLGHGDRASLSVPREVESLKGLRTVRAACGVWHTAAVVEVMVGNSSSSNCSSGKIFTWGDGDKGRLGHGDKDSRFVPTCVAALVEPNFCQVACGHCLTVALTTSGHVYTMGSAVYGQLGNPQADGLLPVRVEGKLHKNFVEEISCGAYHVAVLTSRTEVYTWGKGANGRLGHGDTDDKNTPTLVEALKDKQVRSVVCGINFTAAICIHKWVSGSDQSMCSGCRQPFNLRRKRHNCYNCALVFCHSCSSKKSLKASLAPNPNKPYRVCDSCYSKLTKGLETDTNSSTKRGTVVQGFSETNEEELETRSNTQLSRLSSMESFKNMDSRYSKKNKKFEFNSTRVSPVPNGSSHWSGLNISRSFNPVFGSSKKFFSASVPGSRIVSRATSPISRRTSPPRSTTPTPTLGGLTSPRVIANDAKPTNDSLSHEVLNLRSQVENLTRKSHFLEVELERTTKQLKEAIVIAGEETAKCKAAKEVIKSLTAQLKGMAERLPGGVTKNSKLPPLSGFPMPSELSSMATESLGSPSSVGEQISNGPNGLLASNGPSSVRIKAGHPEVGKNGSRLPEAESCHEAEWVEQDEPGVYITLTALPGGARDLKRVRFSRKRFSETQAEQWWQENRTRVYQHYNVRMVEKSASSIDNEIASR, from the exons GCTATCACCGCCCTTAAGAAAGGAGCTTACTTATTGAAGTATGGACGTAGGGGAAAACCAAAGTTCTGTCCATTTAGGTTATCCAAT GACGAATCTGTACTGATATGGTTCTCAGGGAAAGAGGAGAAACATCTAAGGTTGAGCCAAGTGTCCAGGATAGTTCCTGGGCAACGGACT GCAATTTTTCAGAGGTATCCACGACCTGAGAAGGAATGCCAGTCGTTTTCTCTGATTTCACATGATAGATCATTGGACATC ATTTGTAAAGATAAAGATGAGGCAGAAGTGTGGTTTGCTGGGCTGAAAACATTGATTTCACGTAGCCATCAAAGAAAATGGAGAACAGAATCGAGAAGTGATATCATATCCTCTGGTGCAACTAGTCCAAGGACTTATACACGTCGGAGTTCTCCATTGAGTTCTCCCTTCAGTAGCAATGACAGTGTCCATAAG GATGGCAGTGATCATTACCGACTCCGGAGTCCATTTGGGAGTCCACCAAAGAATGCATTGGATAAGGCCTTTTCTGACGTTGTGTTATATGCAGTTCCTCCCAAGGGCTTCTTCCCATCAGATTCTAATGCTGGATCAGTCCACTCTATGTCGTCTGGACACTCAGATAACACAAATGGTCACCCAAGAGGCATCCCAATGGATGCTTTTCGGGTCAGTTATTCAAGTGCTATCAGTTCGTCAAGTCATGGTTCAGGTCATGATGATGGGGATGCTTTAGGTGACGTTTTCATATGGGGAGAAGGAACTGGGGAAGGAATTCTCGGTGGTGGTAGTTCAAGGGTTGGAAGCTCTTCTAGTGCAAAGATGGATTATCTTGTACCAAAACCATTAGAGTTCGCTGTGCGACTTGATGTGCAGAATATATCTTGTGGAGGAAGGCATGCTGCATTGGTCACTAAACAAGGGGAGATCTACTCTTGGGGTGAGGAATCAGGTGGCCGGCTTGGGCATGGTGTAGATTGTGATGTGGCACAACCAAAACTCATTGATTCTCTTGCTCACATGAACATAGAGCTGGTAGCATGTGGTGAATACCATACCTGTGCTGTTACACTATCTGGAGATCTGTATACATGGGGGGATGGCACCTTTAAATTTGGGCTTTTGGGTCATGGAAATGATGTCAGTCACTGGGTACCAAAAAGGGTTGATGGGCCATTAGAGGGTATACATGTATCATCAATTTCTTGTGGCCCTTGGCATACGGCCCTAGTAACTTCTGCTGGCCAGCTGTTCACATTTGGAGATGGATCTTTTGGTGTTCTAGGGCATGGAGATCGTGCAAGTCTTTCAGTCCCCAGGGAAGTAGAATCCCTAAAAGGTCTACGAACGGTTCGGGCAGCTTGTGGTGTTTGGCACACTGCTGCTGTTGTAGAAGTCATGGTTGGGAATTCAAGTTCTAGCAATTGTTCATCTGGCAAGATATTTACTTGGGGTGATGGAGATAAAGGCCGTTTAGGACATGGTGACAAGGACTCAAGATTTGTCCCAACATGTGTGGCTGCTTTGGTGGAGCCCAATTTTTGTCAAGTTGCTTGTGGGCATTGCTTGACAGTGGCTCTTACAACCTCAGGGCATGTATATACAATGGGTAGTGCTGTCTATGGTCAGCTTGGAAATCCACAAGCAGATGGTTTGCTTCCTGTACGTGTTGAAGGGAAGCTGCACAAAAACTTTGTAGAAGAAATTTCTTGTGGTGCTTATCATGTGGCTGTATTGACATCCAGGACTGAGGTGTACACGTGGGGTAAAGGTGCAAATGGTCGGTTAGGTCATGGTGATACTGATGATAAGAATACTCCTACATTGGTTGAAGCATTGAAAGATAAGCAAGTCAGAAGTGTTGTGTGTGGAATTAACTTCACTGCAGCAATATGCATTCATAAATGGGTATCTGGAAGTGATCAGTCAATGTGCTCTGGATGCCGTCAGCCGTTTAACTTGAGGAGAAAACGTCATAATTGCTACAATTGTGCTCTAGTATTTTGTCATTCATGCAGCAGTAAAAAATCTTTGAAGGCTTCATTGGCGCCAAACCCGAACAAGCCTTACCGCGTCTGTGATAGTTGCTACAGCAAACTCACTAAGGGGCTTGAAACAGACACAAACTCCTCAACTAAGCGAGGCACTGTTGTACAGGGATTCAGTGAAACTAATGAGGAGGAGCTGGAAACACGGTCAAATACCCAACTGTCGAGATTGTCTTCTATGGAATCTTTTAAGAACATGGACAGTAGATATTCGAAGAAAAACAAGAAGTTTGAATTCAACAGCACTCGTGTTTCCCCTGTTCCAAATGGCAGTTCACACTGGAGCGGGCTCAATATTTCAAGATCCTTCAATCCTGTATTTGGATCCTCAAAGAAGTTTTTTTCAGCATCTGTTCCTGGATCAAGAATTGTTTCTAGGGCAACATCACCTATCTCAAGAAGAACAAGCCCTCCTAGATCGACAACCCCAACGCCTACTTTGGGTGGTCTAACTTCTCCTAGAGTTATTGCCAATGATGCCAAGCCTACAAATGATAGTCTAAGCCACGAGGTCTTGAATTTGAGGTCCCAG GTGGAGAATCTTACTAGGAAGTCTCATTTTCTGGAAGTTGAGCTGGAGAGAACTACGAAACAATTGAAGGAAGCAATTGTAATTGCTGGGGAGGAAACTGCCAAGTGCAAGGCTGCAAAAGAAGTAATCAAATCACTCACGGCACAA TTGAAGGGAATGGCAGAGAGATTGCCTGGAGGAGTAACCAAGAATAGCAAACTGCCGCCCCTATCTGGATTTCCTATGCCAAGTGAGCTATCATCCATGGCTACAGAAAGTTTGGGTAGCCCAAGCAGTGTAGGAGAACAAATTTCAAATGGTCCTAATGGGCTGCTTGCTTCTAATGGACCAAGTTCTGTTAGAATCAAGGCAGGTCATCCAGAAGTTGGCAAAAATGGTAGTAGACTGCCTGAAGCAGAATCATGCCATGAGGCTGAATGGGTGGAGCAAGACGAACCAGGCGTTTACATCACTCTAACCGCCTTGCCTGGAGGTGCGAGAGATCTCAAGCGGGTTCGGTTCAG CCGGAAGAGATTCAGCGAGACCCAGGCAGAACAATGGTGGCAGGAGAACAGGACAAGGGTATACCAGCATTACAATGTTCGGATGGTTGAAAAATCAGCCTCCAGTATCGATAATGAGATTGCATCTCGGTGA